The following proteins are encoded in a genomic region of Alistipes shahii WAL 8301:
- a CDS encoding DUF4434 domain-containing protein, producing the protein MKKTLFRGLLGAALTILVCLPAASRGKGPKKTREFTDADFRTEKILEALPIRATFLDEVSWDIPHQNWGVKEWDADFKAMKQMGINTVVLIRAGLGSWIAAPFDCLLRTGKVKYPPVDLVEMFLALSDKYGMDFWFGTYDSCYHWHVGEYEKEIELNMQLIDEVWAKYGHHKSFRGWYLSQEISRRTRNVSKIYAAMGRHAKEISGGLKTMISPYIHGVKTDQVMAGDKAITVEEHRCEWDAILSDIAGAVDILAFQDGQVDYDELYDYLVVNRELAERYGMECWTNVESFDRDMPIRFLPIKWEKLLFKLDAARRAGMQNVITFEFSHFMSPNSSYTQAGHLYNRYMEYMNYLQHKK; encoded by the coding sequence ATGAAAAAAACGCTGTTCCGCGGCCTGCTCGGCGCCGCACTGACGATACTTGTCTGCCTGCCCGCCGCATCGCGCGGCAAAGGTCCGAAGAAGACGCGCGAATTCACGGATGCGGATTTCCGCACCGAAAAGATCCTCGAAGCCCTCCCCATCCGCGCCACGTTCCTCGACGAGGTGAGCTGGGACATTCCCCATCAGAACTGGGGCGTGAAGGAGTGGGACGCCGACTTCAAGGCCATGAAGCAGATGGGAATCAACACCGTCGTGCTGATCCGCGCCGGGCTCGGCAGCTGGATCGCGGCGCCGTTCGATTGCCTGCTCCGGACCGGAAAGGTCAAGTATCCGCCCGTGGATCTGGTGGAGATGTTCCTCGCGCTGTCCGACAAGTACGGAATGGATTTCTGGTTCGGGACCTACGACTCGTGCTACCACTGGCACGTGGGAGAGTATGAGAAGGAGATCGAACTGAACATGCAGCTCATCGACGAGGTGTGGGCCAAATACGGCCACCACAAATCGTTCCGGGGCTGGTACCTCTCGCAGGAGATCAGCCGCCGCACCCGCAACGTATCGAAGATATACGCCGCGATGGGCCGGCACGCCAAGGAGATATCGGGCGGGCTGAAGACGATGATCTCGCCCTACATCCACGGCGTCAAGACCGATCAGGTGATGGCCGGCGACAAGGCGATCACCGTCGAGGAGCACCGCTGCGAGTGGGACGCGATTCTGAGCGACATCGCCGGAGCCGTGGACATCCTCGCTTTCCAGGACGGACAGGTCGATTACGACGAACTCTACGACTACCTGGTGGTCAACCGCGAGCTGGCCGAACGCTACGGCATGGAGTGCTGGACCAACGTCGAATCGTTCGACCGCGACATGCCCATCCGTTTCCTGCCGATCAAATGGGAGAAACTCCTCTTCAAGCTCGACGCCGCACGGCGCGCCGGGATGCAGAATGTCATCACGTTCGAATTCTCGCACTTCATGAGCCCCAATTCGTCCTACACCCAAGCGGGACACCTCTACAACCGCTATATGGAATACATGAACTATCTCCAACACAAAAAATAA
- a CDS encoding AGE family epimerase/isomerase has product MIDFKQLACLNRDELLENVVPFWLTHSQDERYGGYFTCLDRGGDVYDTDKFVWLQGRQVWLFSMLYNQVEKRPEWLECAVQGAEFLRKHGHDGNYNWYFSLTREGRPLVAPYNIFSYTFATMAFAQAALATGSDQYAEIAKRTFARILEKRDNPKGPWCKTVPGTRDLKDFALPMILCNMALEAEQMIDPALLDATIRDCIHQVMEVFYRGELGLIVENVAADGELSDSFEGRQINPGHTLEAMWFIMNLGVRLNDRALIDKAVKIALDTAEYGWDKEYGGLFYFMDRLGHPQQQLEWDQKLWWVHIEAMIAMIKGYRLTGSQACLDWFLRLHDYTWSHFKDPEYPEWFGYLNRRGEVLLPLKGGKWKGCFHVPRGLYQCWKILDECQ; this is encoded by the coding sequence ATGATCGATTTCAAACAACTGGCGTGTCTGAACCGGGACGAACTGCTCGAAAACGTGGTTCCGTTCTGGCTCACCCACTCGCAGGACGAACGATACGGCGGCTACTTCACCTGCCTCGACCGCGGGGGCGACGTCTACGACACCGACAAATTCGTCTGGCTGCAGGGACGGCAGGTGTGGCTATTTTCGATGCTCTACAACCAGGTCGAGAAGCGTCCCGAATGGCTCGAATGCGCCGTACAGGGGGCGGAGTTCCTCCGTAAACACGGCCACGACGGCAATTACAACTGGTACTTCTCGCTCACGCGCGAAGGCCGGCCGCTCGTGGCTCCCTACAACATCTTTTCCTACACGTTCGCCACGATGGCCTTCGCGCAGGCGGCTCTCGCCACGGGCAGCGACCAATATGCCGAAATCGCCAAGCGCACCTTCGCGCGGATTCTCGAAAAACGCGACAACCCCAAGGGACCGTGGTGCAAGACCGTCCCGGGCACGCGCGACCTGAAGGATTTCGCCCTGCCGATGATCCTCTGCAACATGGCGCTCGAAGCGGAGCAGATGATCGACCCCGCGCTGCTCGACGCGACGATCCGGGATTGCATCCACCAGGTCATGGAGGTCTTCTACCGCGGGGAGCTGGGGCTGATCGTCGAGAACGTCGCAGCGGACGGCGAGCTCTCCGACTCGTTCGAAGGCCGGCAGATCAATCCCGGCCACACGCTCGAAGCTATGTGGTTCATCATGAACCTCGGCGTGCGGCTCAACGACCGGGCGCTGATCGACAAGGCCGTAAAGATCGCGCTCGACACGGCTGAATATGGCTGGGACAAGGAGTACGGCGGCCTGTTCTATTTCATGGACCGGCTCGGACACCCGCAGCAGCAGCTCGAATGGGACCAGAAACTGTGGTGGGTGCATATCGAAGCGATGATCGCGATGATCAAGGGATACCGCCTCACCGGTTCGCAGGCGTGTCTCGACTGGTTCCTCCGGCTGCACGACTACACCTGGTCGCATTTCAAGGACCCCGAATACCCCGAATGGTTCGGCTATCTGAACCGCCGCGGCGAGGTGCTGCTCCCGCTCAAGGGCGGCAAATGGAAAGGCTGTTTCCATGTACCTCGCGGTCTGTACCAGTGCTGGAAAATACTCGACGAGTGCCAATAA
- a CDS encoding SusC/RagA family TonB-linked outer membrane protein → MVKGDNTRGTTTDAQGQYAIEVLSSDDVLVFSFLGYKTAEVAVRGRKTLNVQLEEDATLVDEVVVVGYGTQKRQFLVGSVSQVSSKELLKAPMTNVSNMMTGKLPGVTSIQRSGQPGSDGTTIFVRGVSSFNNSSPLCIVDGVERMINTVNPNDIESISILKDAATSAIYGVRGANGVILITTKTGSKGAATISYDGSATFTTNVAMPEMLNAQDYIGWHNKAREMDGLNPLWTDEVIAGMKEKGIYGETDWMDLLFKNYGFTHQHNISATGGTDRVKYYTSIGMMNQDGILPNTSYQRFNVRANIDTKIAKNFNLNVNIAAFREDTHAPGYSLGTQGEFNPISQALFSLPIIAPTYNDLPQGYMSGVYTQQPIAAVNKSGFQDTKRWQFEGNAKLEYDFGSIKALEGLKAAVHVAYDYSNTGNRNMLQSYQLMSFSPTTMNSTVVNASGVNVNSSFNKSSSFGDGFTVRPTLTYNREFGRHSVGGLFFYEQKKTYSDTMTGYKAGYFAPYPVDLSIGTTWEGITTPVTGSFSETSIASYAGRFNYAFDKKYLVEFTFRADGSYKFAPENRWGFFPSAAVGWVMSEEKFFKQALPKIDFFKLRASYGELGMDDTSPYLYVQSYRSTAPSYSYIIGGKGQTTYYTSNYVYKDLTWSRSRSFNVGLDLNAWGGKLGIEFDWFYKVTDNILEQVGGSYAPSLGGNVPSYKNSGKVDNRGFELVLKHNNHFASGWRYSLTGSLSWARNRVLAKQISDNHPMYRAILGKPMGTLYGYKAIGLYQTEEQIANSPTAPSGEKRLGDLMYADVNGDGKIEQSQDFIKIGRGYTPEMNFSLNMEVAWKNLYLTALWQGVAICDYQLSAAYYSGVFDNTMYTRPFYGNGNAPYYLVESAWREDNRNADYPRLSTVANGNNAWPSSWWVKNGAYLRLKNLQIGYSLPEHILKNTGIGRVNIYVAGTNLLTFSAFKYVDPEMPSVNNGYYPQQRTYSIGVNLSF, encoded by the coding sequence ATCGTAAAAGGTGACAACACCCGGGGAACTACCACCGATGCACAGGGACAGTATGCTATCGAGGTCTTGTCCTCCGACGATGTGCTGGTCTTCAGTTTCCTCGGTTACAAAACTGCAGAAGTGGCCGTCCGCGGCCGCAAAACCCTGAACGTCCAACTGGAAGAGGACGCCACGCTGGTGGATGAAGTGGTCGTAGTGGGATACGGCACACAGAAACGACAGTTTCTCGTAGGCTCCGTGTCCCAGGTCTCCAGCAAGGAGTTGCTGAAGGCCCCGATGACCAACGTATCGAACATGATGACCGGCAAATTGCCGGGAGTGACGAGTATTCAGCGTTCGGGACAGCCCGGCAGCGACGGCACCACGATCTTCGTCCGTGGTGTCTCCTCGTTCAACAATTCCAGCCCGCTTTGCATCGTCGACGGGGTGGAGCGTATGATTAATACGGTCAACCCCAACGACATCGAATCGATCTCCATCCTCAAGGATGCCGCCACCTCGGCCATCTACGGCGTACGCGGAGCCAACGGCGTTATTCTGATCACCACCAAAACCGGCTCGAAGGGCGCTGCTACCATTTCATACGACGGCTCGGCGACTTTCACCACCAATGTCGCCATGCCCGAGATGCTTAACGCCCAGGACTACATCGGCTGGCACAACAAGGCTCGCGAGATGGACGGATTGAATCCGCTGTGGACGGATGAGGTGATCGCCGGTATGAAGGAAAAAGGGATATACGGTGAAACGGACTGGATGGATCTGCTCTTCAAGAACTACGGTTTCACACACCAGCACAACATCTCCGCTACGGGAGGTACCGACCGCGTAAAATACTATACGAGCATCGGTATGATGAATCAGGACGGTATCCTGCCCAATACCTCTTACCAGCGTTTCAACGTGCGCGCCAACATCGACACGAAGATCGCCAAGAATTTCAATCTGAACGTCAATATCGCCGCATTCCGCGAAGACACCCACGCACCCGGATACTCTCTTGGCACGCAGGGTGAGTTCAACCCCATCTCGCAGGCGCTCTTCTCGTTGCCGATCATCGCTCCGACCTATAATGACCTGCCGCAAGGTTATATGAGCGGCGTATACACGCAGCAGCCCATTGCCGCGGTCAACAAGAGCGGTTTTCAGGATACGAAGCGCTGGCAGTTCGAGGGAAACGCCAAATTGGAATACGATTTCGGCAGCATCAAGGCGCTTGAAGGACTCAAGGCCGCCGTACACGTTGCATACGACTATTCGAATACGGGCAACCGCAATATGCTGCAATCGTACCAGCTGATGTCATTCTCGCCCACGACGATGAATTCCACAGTCGTGAATGCATCGGGAGTCAATGTCAACAGCAGCTTCAACAAATCGTCGTCGTTCGGAGACGGATTCACCGTTCGCCCGACGCTGACCTACAACCGCGAATTCGGGCGTCACAGCGTAGGCGGCCTGTTCTTCTACGAGCAGAAAAAAACCTACTCGGACACAATGACCGGCTATAAGGCGGGGTATTTCGCCCCCTATCCGGTCGATCTTTCGATCGGCACCACGTGGGAAGGCATCACAACCCCCGTAACCGGTTCGTTCAGCGAAACGAGTATCGCCAGCTACGCCGGCCGTTTCAACTATGCATTTGACAAGAAATATCTGGTCGAATTTACATTCCGCGCGGACGGTTCCTACAAGTTCGCCCCCGAAAACCGCTGGGGATTCTTCCCGTCCGCAGCCGTCGGCTGGGTCATGTCCGAAGAGAAGTTCTTCAAGCAGGCACTCCCGAAAATCGACTTCTTCAAGCTGCGCGCCTCTTACGGCGAACTGGGTATGGACGATACGAGCCCTTATCTCTATGTGCAATCCTACAGATCGACCGCACCCTCCTACAGCTATATCATAGGCGGCAAGGGTCAGACGACCTATTACACCAGCAACTATGTCTACAAGGACCTTACCTGGTCGCGTTCGCGCAGTTTCAACGTGGGCCTGGACCTGAACGCTTGGGGCGGAAAACTGGGCATCGAATTCGATTGGTTCTACAAGGTTACCGACAATATCCTCGAACAGGTCGGCGGTTCCTACGCACCCTCCCTGGGAGGCAACGTACCGTCATACAAAAACTCCGGCAAGGTAGATAACCGCGGCTTCGAGCTGGTGCTAAAACACAACAATCACTTTGCCAGCGGTTGGCGGTATTCGCTGACGGGTAGTCTCTCGTGGGCCCGCAACCGGGTTCTCGCCAAACAAATTTCCGACAACCATCCGATGTACCGTGCCATCCTGGGCAAACCGATGGGTACGCTCTACGGGTACAAGGCGATCGGACTCTATCAGACCGAAGAGCAGATCGCCAATTCGCCGACGGCTCCTTCGGGAGAGAAGCGTCTGGGTGACCTGATGTATGCCGACGTCAACGGCGACGGCAAGATCGAGCAGTCGCAGGACTTCATCAAAATCGGCCGCGGCTATACCCCCGAGATGAACTTCTCGCTCAATATGGAGGTGGCATGGAAAAACCTCTATCTTACAGCCCTCTGGCAGGGTGTAGCCATCTGCGATTATCAGCTCAGCGCGGCATACTATTCGGGCGTTTTCGACAACACGATGTACACCCGTCCTTTCTACGGCAACGGCAACGCACCCTATTATCTCGTGGAGAGCGCCTGGCGTGAAGACAACCGCAATGCCGACTATCCGCGTCTGAGCACCGTAGCCAACGGCAACAACGCATGGCCTTCGTCCTGGTGGGTGAAAAACGGGGCATATCTTCGTCTGAAGAACCTCCAGATCGGCTACTCGCTCCCCGAACACATTCTGAAAAATACCGGTATCGGCCGGGTAAATATCTACGTGGCAGGAACCAATCTGCTGACTTTCAGTGCATTCAAATACGTGGACCCCGAAATGCCGTCGGTCAACAACGGTTACTACCCGCAACAGCGGACCTACAGTATCGGAGTCAATTTATCCTTCTAA
- a CDS encoding RagB/SusD family nutrient uptake outer membrane protein, producing the protein MKKIIFILGLAAVVLGTSCSDVLDLNPADRFSPATVWSTTTTADKYVIGLYSIFGANTEMRGGDAYASPRLSDAYSDILKSTSWNQYNHNFNATLLQETAFNSNSAGAFECWSSHYDRIRRENEFLRDAAEFGRKFGEDWLKIRIAEVRFCRAYAYFMLCRVYGGVILRTEVDGPEQNDKARSTEEECWGFIINELKELAPDLPLKWDSDNSGRATQKAAYGLLSRVALYAEKWDVAAQAARDCATAEGNLDLSKNGYAKIFELGINSPEVLFAVEFKSSVIDHAYDAYVRPSGDTKELGKQVYSGFVPTSELVDSYEMAGDGGNFSWEKHGKDPYANREPRFYATILYNGADWMGRKIESFVGGKDGYKAYENAGAAGTTVTGYYLRKYLIDGDKTWVTSGSGQDWIVLRYAEVLLNKAEALAMENWNKNSAEALQALNDVRARVGLPARATADKETFLEYVRHERKVELAGEGFRYWDLRRWRLAEKVIDGQNVHGVKISKQSDGSFTYEQVDADGGHKRIFYDRYYRFAIPLSERSNNSLCTNNDGWI; encoded by the coding sequence ATGAAAAAGATCATATTCATACTCGGTCTGGCGGCCGTCGTATTGGGCACCTCCTGTTCCGACGTGCTGGACCTGAATCCGGCGGACCGGTTTTCGCCGGCGACCGTCTGGTCCACCACCACTACGGCTGATAAATACGTCATCGGACTCTACTCCATCTTCGGGGCAAACACCGAGATGCGCGGCGGCGATGCCTATGCGTCGCCCCGATTATCGGATGCCTATTCCGACATCCTGAAAAGCACCTCCTGGAATCAGTACAACCACAACTTCAACGCCACGCTCCTCCAGGAAACGGCTTTCAACAGCAACTCCGCCGGTGCGTTCGAGTGCTGGTCGAGTCATTATGACCGCATCCGCCGCGAAAACGAATTCCTGCGCGACGCGGCCGAATTCGGCCGCAAATTCGGTGAGGACTGGCTCAAGATTCGTATCGCCGAAGTGCGTTTCTGCCGTGCCTACGCCTATTTCATGCTGTGCCGGGTTTACGGCGGGGTGATTCTTCGCACCGAAGTCGACGGCCCTGAGCAGAACGACAAAGCCCGTTCGACGGAGGAAGAGTGCTGGGGCTTCATCATTAACGAACTGAAGGAACTGGCTCCCGACCTGCCCTTGAAATGGGACAGCGACAACTCGGGCCGCGCCACTCAAAAAGCCGCATACGGTCTGTTGAGCCGCGTAGCGCTCTACGCTGAAAAATGGGATGTCGCCGCACAGGCCGCACGCGATTGCGCCACGGCAGAGGGTAATCTGGACCTGTCGAAGAACGGCTATGCCAAAATCTTCGAACTCGGCATCAACAGTCCCGAAGTACTCTTTGCCGTAGAATTCAAATCCAGCGTGATCGACCATGCCTACGACGCCTACGTGCGGCCCTCGGGCGATACAAAGGAGTTAGGCAAGCAGGTTTATTCGGGATTCGTTCCCACCAGCGAATTGGTCGACAGCTATGAAATGGCAGGCGACGGCGGCAATTTCTCCTGGGAGAAACACGGTAAGGATCCCTATGCGAACCGTGAACCGCGCTTCTACGCCACGATTCTCTATAACGGAGCCGATTGGATGGGGCGGAAGATCGAAAGCTTCGTTGGCGGCAAGGACGGATACAAGGCCTATGAAAACGCCGGAGCCGCCGGAACGACCGTAACGGGTTATTACCTGCGCAAATACCTCATAGACGGAGACAAGACGTGGGTCACGAGCGGCTCGGGACAGGACTGGATCGTACTGCGCTATGCCGAGGTCCTCCTGAACAAGGCTGAGGCACTTGCCATGGAGAACTGGAACAAGAACAGCGCCGAAGCGCTGCAGGCGCTCAACGATGTCCGCGCCCGCGTCGGACTGCCCGCGCGTGCCACCGCCGACAAGGAGACCTTCCTGGAATACGTGCGTCACGAACGCAAGGTGGAGTTGGCCGGCGAAGGTTTCCGCTACTGGGACCTGCGCCGCTGGCGGCTGGCCGAAAAAGTCATCGACGGGCAGAACGTGCACGGCGTTAAGATCTCCAAACAGTCCGACGGTTCATTTACCTACGAGCAGGTCGATGCCGACGGCGGACACAAGCGCATCTTCTACGACCGTTATTACCGATTCGCCATTCCGCTTTCGGAGCGTTCGAACAATTCGCTCTGTACGAACAACGACGGATGGATCTAA
- a CDS encoding DUF5018 domain-containing protein, translating into MKKFNLFAYATLAGLALSFAACTDDDPEISKPGPQIDRGEKCRIESFVLNLPEGETLSGDVYDYDKSIDLAYTTPQLEAMKTATATVKLSEGATITPDPSVAADYTQPISFTVTGADGKTTRIYTTKPVEKVVVSYTKIGALAEKTATQMDITDHTKYLQIGVSGDKIVIGTKVFDGKTLAAAGNLNMTGYDGLQVTSLANDEAGHLIASLTADGTSGSAPVTYACWKNGCDQPAETILGPSDSAIAAFLSVGGNLVEGKALITALGARVATGPSFCWGFADGVRGDYYNLLTGQPSNDGSWSQMVSACSGEVSGTWFMWDAVAGGHNVLTWEGWDGTSSLNLKQIPGAAPNGPNNWGNYTKGSIRAFMFNEKAYAAVFTTGWPCTYVSIVDSNGEFLLNPTEATLNYAISDANPYRPVGTFVYNEKENCGYVYVLVPGHAVKSWKLEITYD; encoded by the coding sequence ATGAAAAAGTTCAATTTGTTCGCTTACGCCACCCTGGCAGGTCTCGCGCTGTCGTTTGCAGCCTGTACGGACGACGATCCGGAAATCAGCAAACCCGGCCCGCAGATCGACCGCGGCGAAAAATGCCGTATCGAATCTTTCGTTCTGAATCTCCCCGAAGGGGAAACGCTTTCAGGCGATGTCTACGACTACGACAAATCGATCGACCTTGCCTATACCACGCCGCAGCTGGAAGCCATGAAGACGGCCACCGCCACGGTGAAACTCTCCGAAGGCGCAACCATCACGCCCGATCCCTCCGTGGCGGCCGACTATACGCAGCCGATTTCATTCACGGTGACGGGAGCCGACGGCAAGACCACCCGCATTTATACAACAAAGCCCGTTGAAAAAGTTGTCGTTTCCTATACCAAGATCGGTGCTCTGGCAGAGAAAACGGCCACTCAGATGGACATCACCGATCACACGAAATACCTGCAAATCGGCGTCAGCGGCGACAAGATCGTCATCGGCACCAAGGTATTCGACGGCAAGACGCTCGCTGCCGCAGGCAATCTGAACATGACCGGTTACGACGGATTGCAGGTCACCTCGCTGGCTAACGACGAGGCAGGACATCTGATCGCTTCACTGACCGCTGACGGCACGAGTGGATCGGCTCCTGTTACGTACGCCTGCTGGAAGAACGGATGCGACCAGCCCGCCGAAACGATCCTCGGTCCGTCGGACAGCGCCATCGCAGCGTTCCTCTCCGTGGGCGGCAACCTCGTCGAAGGCAAAGCGCTCATTACGGCATTGGGCGCACGCGTAGCCACTGGCCCGAGTTTCTGCTGGGGTTTCGCCGACGGCGTGCGTGGCGACTACTACAACCTGCTTACCGGACAGCCCTCGAACGACGGCTCGTGGAGCCAGATGGTTTCGGCCTGCTCGGGAGAGGTTTCGGGCACCTGGTTCATGTGGGATGCCGTGGCCGGCGGTCACAACGTATTGACCTGGGAAGGCTGGGACGGCACATCCTCGCTCAATCTGAAGCAGATTCCGGGAGCAGCGCCCAACGGTCCGAACAACTGGGGTAACTACACCAAAGGTTCGATCCGCGCTTTCATGTTCAACGAAAAGGCTTATGCCGCCGTCTTCACCACCGGCTGGCCCTGCACCTACGTCTCGATCGTGGACTCGAACGGCGAATTCCTGCTCAACCCCACCGAGGCGACGCTCAATTACGCGATCTCGGACGCCAACCCCTACCGCCCCGTCGGAACATTCGTGTATAACGAAAAGGAAAACTGCGGTTACGTATACGTACTGGTTCCCGGGCACGCAGTCAAGAGCTGGAAACTGGAGATCACTTACGATTAA
- a CDS encoding alpha amylase family protein — translation MKISTFFTVILFVAATSISCGGNSARTLRAADGGKPKMLWFDAEANFKRFASQDSIRYYLDRTVECGFNHIVVDVRPISGTVLYESDMLEPLTVVGPDTVRRDWDYLQCFLDEARKRELKVTVSTMIFPAGFTTFRQGAAYSDPELAGRTCVEYTPEGRKDIKDDPTKVAAFLNPVLPENQEYVLRFAHELLTKYKFDGYALDYCRFPDAESDFSPASREAFETYLGHGIDRFPEDIFTYDANGARVAGPYYKQWWEFRSGVIRDFIARIRATVDELQPGVKLEYWAASWLHAIYTQGQNWASPRSRFHEAYLDDWATPTYNRTGFADLLDVFITGTYLEKVWGMDDPESIEYGLARSLKDVDGDCAVYGSLYAQNHVDQFEDAVYLCLSRTDGVMVFDIIQVIENDLWDDIKRGIDRAEKEQKTQK, via the coding sequence ATGAAAATAAGCACCTTTTTTACAGTCATCCTCTTCGTTGCAGCGACATCGATATCCTGCGGCGGAAACTCCGCCCGGACGCTTCGCGCCGCCGACGGTGGAAAACCCAAAATGCTCTGGTTCGACGCAGAGGCCAATTTCAAGCGCTTCGCTTCGCAGGATTCGATCCGCTACTATTTGGACCGCACCGTCGAGTGCGGATTCAACCACATCGTCGTGGACGTGCGCCCCATTTCGGGCACCGTGCTCTACGAAAGCGATATGCTGGAACCGCTCACCGTCGTCGGTCCGGACACCGTCCGCCGCGATTGGGACTACCTGCAATGCTTCCTCGACGAAGCGCGTAAAAGGGAACTAAAAGTGACCGTCTCGACGATGATTTTCCCTGCGGGATTCACCACGTTCCGCCAGGGAGCGGCCTACTCCGACCCGGAACTGGCGGGCCGAACCTGTGTCGAATACACGCCCGAAGGGAGGAAAGACATCAAGGACGACCCGACGAAAGTCGCAGCGTTCCTCAATCCCGTACTGCCCGAAAATCAGGAGTACGTGCTGCGTTTCGCACACGAACTGCTCACAAAATACAAGTTCGACGGCTATGCCCTCGACTATTGCCGCTTCCCCGATGCTGAGAGCGATTTCTCGCCCGCTTCGCGCGAAGCGTTCGAAACCTACCTCGGACACGGTATCGACCGTTTCCCGGAGGATATATTCACCTACGACGCCAACGGAGCCCGCGTGGCAGGCCCCTACTATAAACAGTGGTGGGAGTTCCGCTCGGGAGTCATCCGCGACTTCATCGCCCGAATACGCGCGACGGTGGATGAGCTGCAACCCGGCGTGAAACTGGAGTATTGGGCCGCCTCGTGGCTGCACGCCATCTACACGCAGGGCCAGAACTGGGCCAGCCCGCGTTCGCGCTTCCACGAAGCCTATCTCGACGATTGGGCCACGCCGACCTACAACCGCACCGGATTCGCCGATCTGCTCGATGTCTTCATCACGGGAACCTACCTCGAAAAGGTATGGGGCATGGACGATCCCGAATCCATCGAGTACGGTCTCGCCCGCTCGCTGAAGGATGTCGACGGCGACTGTGCGGTCTACGGTTCGCTCTACGCCCAGAACCATGTCGATCAGTTCGAAGACGCCGTATACCTGTGTCTTTCGCGCACGGACGGTGTGATGGTCTTCGACATCATTCAGGTCATCGAAAACGATCTATGGGATGACATCAAACGTGGTATCGACCGGGCTGAAAAAGAACAGAAAACTCAAAAATGA
- a CDS encoding family 10 glycosylhydrolase — protein sequence MKKSILILCVLLMAAIPSACTESHKTPPELDKPQPGPNPDPKPEPSEGKEKMLWFDAEANFQRFSTQAGIIAMLDKTQEAGFNKIVVDVKPVEGDVLYKSEFMTQATTIGSVNVADRGWDYLQFFLDEAHKRNLKVTVSTTVFPMGMPSTRQGPAYRGTTWKGKTCMQYKPEGMVDIKDDPTKVAAFLNPVLPEVQEFALRFIREIVTNYDFDAYALDYCRFPDYQSDFSEASKEAFEKYIGGLVETWPGDVFTYNASGERVPGKYYKEWWEFRSMIIHDFVARVRKEIKAIKPDVKLEYWAASWWGALYANGQNWASKAFRPLTDQDAWSFNSWCSINYHQTGFADQLDTFLLGTYLPRVYGPDDGESIEYGINRAERFLLNACTYYATVDCSQKTFDIEEACYYCLKRTAGLMVFDIVHVINNDMWVAIKRGIDRYEAETATE from the coding sequence ATGAAAAAATCCATCCTGATACTTTGTGTCCTGCTGATGGCGGCGATTCCGTCCGCCTGCACGGAATCGCATAAAACCCCTCCGGAACTCGACAAGCCGCAACCCGGGCCGAACCCCGATCCGAAACCGGAACCCTCAGAGGGAAAGGAAAAAATGCTCTGGTTCGATGCCGAGGCCAACTTCCAGCGATTCTCGACACAGGCCGGTATCATCGCCATGCTCGACAAAACACAGGAAGCGGGATTCAACAAGATCGTCGTGGATGTGAAGCCCGTCGAGGGGGACGTACTCTACAAAAGCGAGTTCATGACCCAAGCGACGACTATCGGTTCAGTTAACGTTGCCGACAGAGGTTGGGACTACCTCCAGTTTTTCCTCGACGAGGCACATAAACGGAACCTGAAAGTGACCGTCTCGACCACCGTATTCCCCATGGGCATGCCCAGCACCAGACAGGGACCCGCCTACCGGGGCACGACATGGAAGGGGAAAACCTGCATGCAATACAAGCCCGAGGGCATGGTCGACATCAAGGATGACCCCACGAAGGTCGCAGCGTTCCTCAATCCCGTCCTGCCCGAAGTTCAGGAGTTCGCCCTGCGTTTCATTCGTGAAATAGTCACCAACTACGATTTCGATGCCTACGCGCTCGACTACTGCCGTTTTCCGGACTATCAGAGCGATTTCTCGGAAGCATCCAAAGAGGCGTTCGAAAAGTACATTGGCGGACTCGTCGAGACGTGGCCGGGCGATGTCTTCACCTACAACGCTTCCGGCGAAAGAGTCCCCGGCAAATACTACAAAGAGTGGTGGGAGTTCCGCTCGATGATAATCCACGACTTCGTAGCCCGCGTTCGCAAGGAGATCAAGGCAATCAAACCGGACGTAAAATTGGAATATTGGGCCGCTTCGTGGTGGGGCGCACTCTATGCCAACGGACAGAACTGGGCCAGCAAGGCGTTCCGTCCGCTAACGGATCAGGATGCGTGGTCGTTCAACTCTTGGTGTTCGATCAATTACCACCAGACCGGTTTCGCCGATCAGCTCGACACGTTCCTGCTGGGGACCTACCTGCCCCGCGTGTACGGACCCGACGACGGCGAGTCGATCGAATACGGTATCAACCGTGCCGAGCGCTTCCTGCTCAACGCCTGTACCTATTACGCGACGGTGGATTGCTCGCAGAAGACATTCGACATCGAGGAAGCCTGCTATTACTGCCTCAAACGCACGGCCGGGCTGATGGTCTTCGACATCGTTCATGTCATCAACAACGATATGTGGGTCGCCATCAAGCGGGGCATCGACCGTTACGAAGCGGAGACGGCAACCGAATAA